A genome region from Yoonia vestfoldensis includes the following:
- the hfq gene encoding RNA chaperone Hfq, with protein MAADKANLQDAFLNHVRKTKVPVTIFLVNGVKLQGVITWFDSFCVLLRRDGQSQLVYKSAISTIMPAQPISLYEGEE; from the coding sequence ATGGCCGCCGATAAAGCAAACCTGCAAGATGCATTTCTGAACCATGTCCGCAAGACAAAGGTGCCGGTCACGATCTTTCTGGTGAATGGTGTCAAATTGCAGGGTGTGATCACCTGGTTCGACAGCTTCTGCGTCTTGCTGCGCCGCGATGGTCAATCACAGCTGGTCTATAAAAGCGCGATTTCCACGATCATGCCAGCGCAGCCGATCAGCCTTTATGAAGGCGAAGAATAG